A region of the Amycolatopsis sp. cg13 genome:
CCGCCCGGACACGACGGTGAACGCGCCGGTCGCGAAGGCGTGGTCGTGCAGGTCGGTGTACTGGCCGGGAAGCCAGCTGAGCAGCCAGATCTCCTGGTCCGCAGTGCGTTCGACCAGCGCCGAGAACCGCTCGTCGGGGTCGTAACGCAGGAGGCTGCCCCAGCGTTCCCGGTCGGCGGCCACGTCGACGGCGACGCGGACCGGGTGGCGCAGGGCGGGGTTCTCGGGACGCAGCAGGGTGTTGTCCGGAACGGCGAACATGAAAGAAAGTCCTCACGGGAAGAAAGACGGGTGTCGAGCTGGCCGGGCTGAGTTCACCGACAACAGCGACACGACATGCCCATGACGGGGCGGAGGTCGGCAGACCCCGGCCGCATCGTCATCTCGCACGTCAGCATGCCGCACAGAGAACCAGCCCCGGACCGCCCCGGTCAACCCGTCTCACCCCCTGGACCGCGCCTGGTGAGGGCGGGTTCACACCCGGGAGGCGCTCAGCTCCACTCCGGCTTCCGCGACCGTCCGAGCAGCTCCGCGCCCGCCTGCCGCGGGTCGACGCCCTCGTGGCACACCCGGTACATCGCGTCAGTGATCGGCATGTCGACCCCGGCCCGCTGCGCCAGTTCCCGGATCGACGAGCACGACGCGACCCCCTCCGCGACCTGTCCGCCGGTCGCCGACTGTGCCTCGGCCAGCGTTTCGCCGCGACCGAGCCGTTCGCCGAAGGTGCGGTTGCGCGACAACGGCGACGAGCACGTCGCCACCAGGTCGCCGAGCCCGGCGAGACCGGCGAAGGTCAGCGGGTCCGCGCCGAGTTTCGCGCCGAGCCGCGCCATTTCGGCGAGACCGCGCGTGATGAGCGTGGCCATCGTGTTCGC
Encoded here:
- a CDS encoding cysteine dioxygenase family protein, with the protein product MFAVPDNTLLRPENPALRHPVRVAVDVAADRERWGSLLRYDPDERFSALVERTADQEIWLLSWLPGQYTDLHDHAFATGAFTVVSGRLTETVARRAPGGRAVTEVHGLSAGQSRVFGPGYVHEVRNDGPDPAISVHVYRQGGRQMRSYQANPVDGPSRV